Proteins from a genomic interval of Lolium perenne isolate Kyuss_39 chromosome 1, Kyuss_2.0, whole genome shotgun sequence:
- the LOC127344924 gene encoding uncharacterized protein isoform X1 — protein sequence MATSPAAPAPAAPAAADAPANPHKRKNKGKGGGNPNKKKKLLKGPDDRRRRNKPSAKFLKLLEKRARDYNSDDEDDVKVQRQPRRLQPRPPKRRDGAGAGDAAPDEAEADAPSSEEEASSSGGESDDGEKVVTRFEEGCRAFRVAFTKIMSKRLADDPLGPILSAHKKLVAAKLAEEADEHRSKGDARKEKRIAAQKGHVMPANHVDNKEKMLIKVATQGVVRLFNEVSKRQARKGLNPSRSKAALAKEGTHSVPSSQGQKGQASSKFSKHIGKDEDEPGWAPLRDTYMLGTKLKDWDKAQDSDVAQQTEVPLDNFSDDE from the exons ATGGCGACCTCCCCCGCCGCACCCGCACCGGCAGCACCCGCCGCCGCGGACGCCCCCGCGAACCCCCACAAGCGCAAGAACAAGGGGAAGGGAGGCGGCAAccccaacaagaagaagaagctgctgAAAGGGCCGgacgaccgccgccgccgcaacAAGCCGAGCGCCAAGTTCCTCAAGCTGCTCGAGAAGCGCGCCCGCGACTACAACtccgacgacgaagacgacgtcaAAGTCCAGCGCCAGCCGCGGAGATTGCAGCCACGGCCACCGAAGCGGCGGGACggtgccggcgccggcgacgctgCTCCCGATGAGGCCGAGGCCGACgccccctcgtcggaggaggaggcctCCAGCTCCGGAGGGGAGTCCGACGACGGCGAGAAGGTGGTCACGAGGTTCGAGGAAGGCTGCAGGGCTTTCCGGGTCGCCTTCACCAAGATCATGTCCAAGAGGCTCGCCGACGACCCATTG GGTCCAATCCTGTCGGCGCACAAGAAATTGGTCGCCGCCAAGCTGGCCGAGGAGGCGGACGAGCACAGGTCCAAGGGAGACGCCCGCAAGGAGAAGCGCATT GCTGCGCAGAAGGGCCATGTCATGCCCGCAAATCATGTTGACAACAAGGAGAAGATGCTAATCAAGGTTGCAACCCAAGGGG TTGTCAGGTTGTTCAATGAG GTGAGCAAGCGGCAGGCTCGTAAAGGTTTGAATCCATCAAGAAGTAAAG CAGCTTTGGCAAAAGAAGGGACACACTCTGTACCATCTAGCCAAGGACAAAAGGGCCAGGCATCTTCCAAGTTCTCTAAG CATATTGGCAAAGACGAAGATGAGCCAGGGTGGGCACCTCTACGCGACACATACATGCTTGGTACCAAATTGAAGGACTGGGATAAAGCACAG GATTCTGATGTGGCTCAACAAACTGAGGTCCCTCTGGACAACTTTTCTGATGATGAATAG
- the LOC127344924 gene encoding uncharacterized protein isoform X2: MATSPAAPAPAAPAAADAPANPHKRKNKGKGGGNPNKKKKLLKGPDDRRRRNKPSAKFLKLLEKRARDYNSDDEDDVKVQRQPRRLQPRPPKRRDGAGAGDAAPDEAEADAPSSEEEASSSGGESDDGEKVVTRFEEGCRAFRVAFTKIMSKRLADDPLGPILSAHKKLVAAKLAEEADEHRSKGDARKEKRIAAQKGHVMPANHVDNKEKMLIKVATQGVVRLFNEVSKRQARKGLNPSRSKALAKEGTHSVPSSQGQKGQASSKFSKHIGKDEDEPGWAPLRDTYMLGTKLKDWDKAQDSDVAQQTEVPLDNFSDDE, translated from the exons ATGGCGACCTCCCCCGCCGCACCCGCACCGGCAGCACCCGCCGCCGCGGACGCCCCCGCGAACCCCCACAAGCGCAAGAACAAGGGGAAGGGAGGCGGCAAccccaacaagaagaagaagctgctgAAAGGGCCGgacgaccgccgccgccgcaacAAGCCGAGCGCCAAGTTCCTCAAGCTGCTCGAGAAGCGCGCCCGCGACTACAACtccgacgacgaagacgacgtcaAAGTCCAGCGCCAGCCGCGGAGATTGCAGCCACGGCCACCGAAGCGGCGGGACggtgccggcgccggcgacgctgCTCCCGATGAGGCCGAGGCCGACgccccctcgtcggaggaggaggcctCCAGCTCCGGAGGGGAGTCCGACGACGGCGAGAAGGTGGTCACGAGGTTCGAGGAAGGCTGCAGGGCTTTCCGGGTCGCCTTCACCAAGATCATGTCCAAGAGGCTCGCCGACGACCCATTG GGTCCAATCCTGTCGGCGCACAAGAAATTGGTCGCCGCCAAGCTGGCCGAGGAGGCGGACGAGCACAGGTCCAAGGGAGACGCCCGCAAGGAGAAGCGCATT GCTGCGCAGAAGGGCCATGTCATGCCCGCAAATCATGTTGACAACAAGGAGAAGATGCTAATCAAGGTTGCAACCCAAGGGG TTGTCAGGTTGTTCAATGAG GTGAGCAAGCGGCAGGCTCGTAAAGGTTTGAATCCATCAAGAAGTAAAG CTTTGGCAAAAGAAGGGACACACTCTGTACCATCTAGCCAAGGACAAAAGGGCCAGGCATCTTCCAAGTTCTCTAAG CATATTGGCAAAGACGAAGATGAGCCAGGGTGGGCACCTCTACGCGACACATACATGCTTGGTACCAAATTGAAGGACTGGGATAAAGCACAG GATTCTGATGTGGCTCAACAAACTGAGGTCCCTCTGGACAACTTTTCTGATGATGAATAG